From a single Myxococcota bacterium genomic region:
- a CDS encoding transglycosylase SLT domain-containing protein, whose amino-acid sequence MRHSNPRRRLVVLGCALLGALAVSAPITEGSDRSAPLSWVLADPGRGLRHAVDALERGEGHLADALLRAVAERHPVIADHAELLRMRLRVEAQDYEGAVAFESAWTRRESPLRPRFYTLLGDAYRALDREKRARAAWEFASVGTGGRQRLADLEMRIARSYLRQGNHERAAERFLEVWTRYPEFDAADAAGAELETLERTLGKRLRTPDRWRRRGDALYRRYHNETALEAYDRALTGGLGADSKARARHQRAETLFRLRRYPEAIEAYDLLPRSDKRRIQRARAQARSGQVGAGARALEKLGADTRGADAIRATYLAALLWDGENGGPKARRLFSEVIRRAPNSSLAASSRWWLGWDAFRNGQHDTAERYLRELAAVEKDPIAALRPRYWRIRVREERGDGDTEEAYAALARDYPFTYYGWRALERTEGPVPPPARRLLDGGPEALGPADLARARILLEAGLVEEAREELEHLFSKARGFADRMSLAGLYAEAGDYSRAQRLMVNGYTEHLARGPVPEQIELWWHAWPAPYEHELRAAQQPGAPSPALVYSIMREESGYRPEVISVSGARGLLQLMPETATRVARRVALTTFEPDDLFRPEVNIQLGSAYLGQLLARFDGYAPAAIGSYNAGPQAVSRWLKDELASEDVWVEQIPYSQTRAYVKRVLRSLHAYRVLY is encoded by the coding sequence ATGCGCCATTCGAACCCGCGCCGACGTCTCGTGGTCCTGGGGTGTGCCTTGCTGGGAGCGCTCGCGGTGAGCGCCCCGATCACCGAGGGCAGCGACCGCTCGGCGCCGCTCTCCTGGGTGTTGGCCGACCCCGGCCGCGGGCTGCGTCACGCGGTCGATGCGCTCGAGCGGGGCGAAGGACACCTGGCGGACGCCTTGCTGCGCGCCGTGGCCGAGCGCCATCCCGTGATCGCCGACCACGCGGAGCTGCTGCGGATGCGCCTGCGCGTCGAAGCCCAGGACTACGAGGGCGCCGTCGCCTTCGAGTCCGCCTGGACGCGTCGCGAGAGTCCGCTGCGCCCGCGCTTCTACACGCTGCTCGGGGACGCCTATCGCGCACTCGATCGCGAGAAGCGCGCCCGCGCGGCCTGGGAGTTCGCGTCGGTCGGAACGGGCGGGCGACAGCGTCTCGCCGACCTCGAAATGCGGATCGCGCGCTCCTATCTCCGCCAGGGCAATCACGAGCGCGCTGCCGAGCGCTTCCTCGAGGTCTGGACGCGCTACCCGGAGTTCGACGCGGCGGATGCGGCGGGCGCCGAACTCGAGACCCTCGAGCGTACCCTGGGGAAGCGCCTGCGAACCCCGGACCGCTGGCGCCGTCGCGGCGATGCGCTGTACCGCCGCTACCACAACGAGACCGCACTCGAGGCCTACGACCGCGCGCTCACGGGTGGGCTCGGTGCCGACAGCAAGGCCCGCGCGCGACACCAGCGCGCCGAGACGCTCTTCCGGCTGCGCCGCTACCCCGAGGCGATCGAGGCCTACGACCTCTTGCCGCGCAGCGACAAGCGCCGCATCCAACGGGCCCGCGCCCAGGCTCGCTCGGGTCAGGTCGGCGCGGGGGCACGCGCCCTGGAAAAGCTCGGGGCCGATACGCGCGGCGCCGACGCGATCCGAGCCACCTATCTGGCGGCGCTCCTGTGGGACGGTGAGAACGGCGGGCCGAAGGCCCGGCGGCTCTTCTCCGAGGTGATCCGACGCGCGCCGAACTCCAGCCTGGCCGCGTCGTCCCGCTGGTGGCTCGGTTGGGATGCGTTCCGCAACGGCCAGCACGACACCGCCGAGCGTTACTTGCGCGAGCTCGCGGCCGTCGAGAAGGATCCGATCGCGGCGCTGCGCCCGCGCTACTGGCGGATCCGCGTGCGCGAAGAGCGCGGCGACGGCGATACCGAGGAGGCCTACGCGGCGCTCGCCCGCGACTATCCGTTCACCTACTACGGCTGGCGCGCGCTCGAGCGCACGGAAGGGCCGGTGCCTCCGCCCGCGCGTCGGCTGCTCGACGGCGGTCCCGAAGCGCTGGGTCCCGCGGACCTGGCACGCGCGCGCATCCTGCTGGAAGCGGGGCTGGTGGAAGAGGCGCGCGAGGAGCTCGAGCATCTGTTCTCGAAAGCGCGTGGCTTCGCCGATCGCATGTCGCTGGCGGGGCTCTACGCCGAAGCCGGCGACTACAGCCGCGCCCAGCGGCTGATGGTGAACGGGTACACCGAGCACCTGGCCCGGGGGCCCGTGCCCGAGCAGATCGAGCTCTGGTGGCACGCCTGGCCCGCGCCCTACGAGCACGAGCTGCGCGCGGCGCAGCAGCCCGGGGCGCCGAGCCCGGCGCTTGTGTACTCGATCATGCGCGAAGAGAGCGGCTACCGGCCCGAGGTGATTTCGGTGTCGGGCGCGCGCGGTCTGCTGCAGCTGATGCCGGAGACCGCGACGCGAGTCGCACGCCGCGTAGCGCTCACCACCTTCGAACCCGACGACTTGTTCCGGCCCGAGGTGAACATCCAGCTCGGCAGCGCCTACCTCGGCCAGCTCCTGGCGCGCTTCGACGGCTACGCCCCCGCCGCGATCGGCAGCTACAACGCCGGGCCCCAGGCGGTGTCGCGCTGGCTCAAGGACGAGCTCGCCTCGGAGGACGTCTGGGTCGAGCAGATCCCGTACAGCCAGACACGCGCCTACGTGAAGCGCGTGCTGCGCAGCCTTCACGCGTACCGCGTTCTCTACTGA
- a CDS encoding carbohydrate kinase family protein, whose amino-acid sequence MATGSGDPWSVPLGPSRSEGTRRLDVVGFGQISLDRVATVDAFPHPGGHESQLGGALDRPGGQIATAVLAARTLGCRAALGGAIGDDAEGQSALAPLRAAGVDTAGVAAVPEARTRSAWIFVRRGDGERSVLGWRDPRCAIPSDLRDRTAIADARLLLVDTDDLDLARWAVDVARQVGTATVLDVDRADPDTCRLARDCDFPIVSELFVRDLSDLLDVEKVLGELLAGASRLAIATLGPRGAVAMLPGGATRRQAAEAVSVVDTTGAGDVFRGAFAWAVLEGWGAGACLAVAGAAGAHACQGLGAQAALPTAERLRAHASAPAA is encoded by the coding sequence TTGGCCACGGGTAGCGGTGATCCCTGGTCGGTTCCGCTCGGTCCGTCCCGGTCCGAAGGGACGCGACGGCTCGACGTCGTGGGCTTCGGCCAGATCTCGCTGGATCGGGTGGCCACGGTCGATGCGTTTCCTCACCCGGGCGGTCACGAGAGCCAGCTCGGCGGTGCACTCGATCGTCCCGGTGGCCAGATCGCGACCGCGGTGCTCGCGGCCCGCACGCTGGGGTGCCGTGCCGCGCTGGGCGGTGCGATCGGCGACGATGCCGAGGGTCAGTCGGCGCTCGCGCCTCTGCGGGCGGCGGGGGTCGACACGGCGGGCGTGGCCGCGGTGCCCGAGGCCCGGACCCGCAGCGCCTGGATCTTCGTCCGGCGCGGCGACGGGGAGCGCAGCGTCCTCGGGTGGCGGGATCCGCGCTGCGCGATTCCGTCGGACCTGCGCGACCGCACGGCCATCGCCGACGCGCGTCTACTGCTCGTGGATACCGATGACCTCGACCTCGCGCGCTGGGCGGTCGACGTGGCACGGCAGGTCGGAACGGCGACTGTGCTCGACGTCGATCGCGCCGATCCGGACACGTGCAGGCTGGCGCGCGACTGCGATTTTCCGATCGTTTCCGAGCTCTTCGTGCGGGACCTCTCGGATTTGCTCGATGTCGAGAAGGTGCTCGGCGAGCTACTGGCTGGCGCCAGCCGACTGGCCATCGCGACCCTCGGGCCGCGCGGCGCGGTGGCGATGCTGCCGGGGGGCGCGACGCGCAGGCAAGCGGCCGAGGCGGTGTCGGTCGTCGACACCACCGGAGCCGGGGATGTCTTCCGGGGCGCGTTCGCGTGGGCGGTCCTGGAGGGCTGGGGCGCCGGCGCCTGCCTGGCGGTGGCCGGTGCGGCCGGGGCCCACGCCTGCCAGGGCCTGGGGGCGCAGGCGGCGTTGCCGACCGCGGAGCGGCTTCGAGCCCACGCCAGCGCTCCCGCCGCCTAA
- a CDS encoding FYDLN acid domain-containing protein, whose amino-acid sequence MTPAKKATKKKTAKKKAATKKAATKKKAPSKKKATKKKAVPKKKVAAKKATKKKAPAKKAATKKKAAAKKTTKKATAKKTTAKKTAAKKAAAKKAPAKKAEPPIAKPEGARPATKKSGGRAKRAPKVRPSRSPAKRPELPRPTPVIKPVAGGGQLGQKHVCFSCGAKFYDLGKAEAICPKCGANQNEAPRKAKVRVPPPRTPDPEPEEPRAKPRLLDEDEEEIIVEETPEMGLGLASVDEPDEVEEEEEEESS is encoded by the coding sequence ATGACGCCTGCGAAGAAAGCCACCAAAAAGAAGACCGCCAAGAAGAAGGCAGCGACCAAGAAGGCCGCCACCAAGAAGAAGGCGCCCTCGAAGAAGAAGGCCACCAAGAAGAAGGCGGTCCCGAAGAAGAAGGTTGCGGCGAAGAAAGCGACGAAGAAGAAGGCGCCGGCCAAGAAGGCCGCCACGAAGAAGAAGGCCGCCGCCAAGAAAACGACGAAGAAGGCGACCGCCAAGAAGACGACCGCCAAGAAGACGGCCGCGAAGAAGGCCGCTGCGAAGAAAGCCCCGGCGAAGAAGGCCGAGCCGCCGATCGCGAAGCCCGAGGGCGCGCGCCCGGCCACGAAGAAGAGCGGTGGACGCGCGAAGCGCGCACCGAAGGTCCGGCCGAGCCGCTCGCCCGCGAAGCGGCCGGAGCTGCCCCGTCCGACTCCGGTGATCAAGCCGGTCGCCGGCGGCGGCCAGCTCGGACAGAAACACGTCTGCTTCTCTTGTGGCGCCAAGTTCTACGACCTGGGCAAGGCCGAAGCGATCTGCCCGAAGTGCGGCGCCAACCAGAACGAGGCCCCGCGCAAGGCGAAGGTGCGCGTGCCGCCCCCGCGCACGCCCGACCCCGAGCCCGAAGAGCCGCGGGCGAAGCCCCGCCTGCTCGACGAGGACGAAGAAGAGATCATCGTCGAGGAGACGCCGGAGATGGGGCTCGGCCTGGCGAGCGTCGATGAGCCCGACGAGGTCGAGGAAGAGGAAGAAGAAGAGAGCTCGTAG
- a CDS encoding UDPGP type 1 family protein, giving the protein MSKGPATADFQELKARFEAQGQGHVFAFWEQLDPSGQERLGRQLASLDLEGLIRGFQATRSHASGTPSLEPPEVVALPEHGGDAKHWAEAEAAGESLLRDGRAAVMVVAGGQASRLGYPGPKGLYPLGPASGRTLFALQAQKLLHLRARTGAAIPWYVMTSPATDAATRDGFAAEGFFGVPERDVFFLCQGMVPSFDFDGKLMLEKPDRVFENPDGHGGSLTALLDSGALDDMERRGISTIFYYQVDNPMLPLGDPVFLGHHARARAEMSCKMLRKREPGEKMGVLARVDGAMGVVEYTEINDEQRNARDAQGELLYGAGNVAVHALEVSFVRRIASDAERWLPFHASAKKIPQADAKGATQTPAAENGFKLERFVFDALPAAKDVCVVEAPRSEYSPVKNASGGESPETSRRDLSQRYRGWLEAAGLPAPAGNGWVEIDESKIGSPEDLRALGLERIEDAPDLIQLRVGDDA; this is encoded by the coding sequence GTGAGCAAAGGCCCCGCGACGGCAGATTTCCAGGAGTTGAAGGCCCGCTTCGAGGCCCAGGGCCAAGGGCATGTCTTCGCCTTCTGGGAGCAACTCGATCCGTCGGGGCAGGAGCGATTGGGGCGCCAGCTGGCGTCGTTGGACTTGGAGGGCCTGATCCGGGGCTTCCAGGCCACACGGTCCCACGCCTCCGGGACGCCGAGCCTCGAACCGCCCGAAGTCGTCGCCCTGCCCGAGCACGGGGGCGACGCGAAGCACTGGGCCGAGGCCGAGGCGGCCGGTGAGTCCCTGCTCCGCGATGGCCGGGCGGCGGTGATGGTCGTGGCCGGCGGACAGGCGAGTCGCCTGGGCTACCCCGGGCCGAAGGGCCTCTACCCGCTCGGGCCGGCCAGCGGACGCACCCTGTTCGCGCTCCAGGCCCAGAAGCTCCTGCACCTGCGTGCCCGCACGGGCGCCGCGATCCCCTGGTACGTGATGACCAGCCCGGCGACGGACGCCGCGACCCGCGATGGCTTCGCCGCCGAAGGCTTCTTCGGTGTGCCCGAACGGGACGTCTTCTTTCTCTGCCAGGGCATGGTTCCCAGCTTCGACTTCGACGGGAAGCTGATGCTCGAGAAGCCCGATCGGGTCTTCGAGAACCCGGACGGCCACGGTGGCTCCCTGACGGCGCTGCTCGACTCGGGCGCGCTCGACGACATGGAGCGCCGGGGCATCTCGACGATCTTCTACTACCAGGTCGACAACCCGATGCTGCCCCTCGGCGACCCGGTATTTCTCGGGCACCACGCCCGGGCCCGCGCCGAGATGTCCTGCAAGATGCTCCGCAAGCGCGAGCCTGGCGAGAAGATGGGCGTGCTGGCACGCGTGGATGGCGCGATGGGCGTCGTCGAGTACACCGAGATCAACGACGAACAGCGCAACGCGCGCGACGCCCAGGGCGAACTGCTCTACGGCGCGGGCAACGTGGCCGTGCATGCGCTCGAGGTGTCCTTCGTGCGCCGGATCGCGAGCGACGCCGAGCGCTGGCTGCCCTTCCACGCATCCGCGAAGAAGATTCCCCAGGCCGACGCGAAGGGTGCCACCCAGACCCCGGCCGCGGAGAACGGTTTCAAGCTCGAGCGCTTCGTCTTCGACGCCCTGCCCGCCGCCAAGGACGTCTGTGTCGTCGAGGCACCGCGCTCCGAGTACTCCCCGGTGAAGAACGCCTCGGGCGGCGAATCGCCCGAAACCTCCCGCCGCGATCTCTCCCAGCGATATCGCGGTTGGCTCGAAGCTGCGGGCCTCCCCGCCCCCGCAGGCAATGGCTGGGTGGAGATCGACGAATCCAAGATCGGGAGCCCAGAGGACCTCCGCGCCCTCGGCCTGGAGCGCATCGAAGATGCGCCCGATCTCATTCAACTTCGGGTCGGAGACGACGCATGA